The following proteins are co-located in the Triticum aestivum cultivar Chinese Spring chromosome 1A, IWGSC CS RefSeq v2.1, whole genome shotgun sequence genome:
- the LOC123189594 gene encoding protein RCC2, whose protein sequence is MPASAAEAAAEGEEKAAEAGGRELLYCGTVRFDIMGRKVKGGHEGRGNLVSPTRLRPLVGVDIRFVASGCAACHCVALSADGRCFSWGRNENGQLGHGDTLLRNLPTVVSELSKYNIIAAGVGRKHTVVVTDEGKSFAFGDNKHGQLGTGSLKSGTVVSPVPCLVTKATNAVCGADFTVWLSSVEGSSILTAGLPQYGQLGHGSDNEYNAKVSSVSLVYDPQPHPRAIAAFSGNTVVKVACGTNHTVAADSCGFVYTWGFGGYGRLGHNEQKDEWQPRLVEIFQKSNILGPNDIISAGSASSACTAGGRGQLYMWGKVKNSGDEWMYPKPVMDLSGWNIRCMASGNMHHTVGADDSCISWGHSEYGELGYGPTQKSSVNPKKVDILEGMHVTSVGCGVGMSLIVVDRANVGGKLDQLDTFDGDADAVFQENTKELYFPPRRNGKGKPNTNTSQHPAVDETEEETSEAEQVTKAASRTTNSRSNKRKKALGHAEAEDEDETGEVPEEAECGSHGRGQSTRRGRGRGRGAKAATPEPMPSGRGRGRPKKGSPGAAPPEAESSGRGGKKSGKRGRPRK, encoded by the exons ATGCCGGCCAGCGCTGCCGAGGCCGCCGCGGAAGGCGAGGAGAAGGCGGCGGAGGCTGGGGGCAGGGAGCTGCTGTACTGCGGCACGGTGCGCTTCGACATCATGGGCCGGAAGGTGAAGGGAGGGCATGAGGGCAGAGGCAACCTGGTGTCCCCGACGCGGCTGCGCCCTCTCGTGGGCGTGGACATCCGCTTCGTCGCCTCCGGCTGCG CGGCTTGCCACTGTGTTGCTCTGAGTGCTGACGGCCGTTGCTTCTCATGGGGTCGAAATGAG AATGGGCAGCTGGGACATGGGGACACTCTCTTGCGTAACCTGCCAACTGTTGTTTCTGAACTATCAAA ATATAACATAATTGCAGCAGGTGTTGGAAGAAAACATACAGTGGTCGTAACTGACGAAGGGAAGTCCTTCGCATTTGGTGACAACAAACATGGACAACTGGGGACCGGTTCACTGAAGAGTG GAACTGTGGTGTCGCCAGTCCCCTGCCTTGTTACTAAAGCGACTAATGCTGTTTGTGGTGCTGACTTTACTGTCTGGCTGTCATCAGTCGAGGGCTCTTCAATACT GACAGCAGGTCTTCCCCAGTATGGCCAACTTGGTCATGGAAGCGACAATGAG TATAATGCCAAAGTTTCATCGGTAAGTCTAGTATATGATCCCCAGCCCCACCCCAGGGCAATAGCTGCATTTTCTGGGAACACTGTTGTCAAAGTTGCATGTGGAACAAATCATACAG TTGCAGCTGATTCATGTGGCTTTGTTTACAC CTGGGGTTTTGGTGGATATGGAAG GTTGGGCCACAATGAACAGAAGGATGAGTGGCAACCACGCCTTGTTGAAATATTTCAAAAGAGCAATATCCTGGGTCCCAATGATATCATCTCAGCCGGTTCTGCAAGTTCTGCCTGCACTGCTGGTG GTCGCGGGCAGCTGTATATGTGGGGAAAGGTGAAGAATTCAGGCGATGAGTGGATGTATCCAAAGCCAGTTATGGATTTAAG TGGTTGGAACATCCGCTGCATGGCTTCTGgtaacatgcaccacactgttggtgcAGATGATTCTTGCATAAGTTGGGGCCATTCTGAATATGGAGAGCTTGGTTATGGTCCAACACAAAA GTCATCTGTAAATCCTAAAAAGGTTGACATTCTTGAAGGAATGCATGTTACAAG TGTTGGTTGTGGAGTTGGGATGTCTCTGATCGTTGTTGACAGGGCAAATGTTGGTGGTAAGCTTGACCAG CTGGATACTTTTGATGGTGATGCTGATGCTGTCTTTCAAG AGAACACGAAAGAGCTCTACTTTCCTCCGCGCCGCAATGGGAAAGGAAAACCAAATACAAATACGAGCCAACATCCCGCAGTCGATGAAACAG AAGAAGAGACGTCCGAGGCGGAGCAGGTCACCAAGGCGGCATCTCGCACCACGAATTCACGGTCCAACAAGCGCAAGAAAGCCTTGGGACATGCAGAAGCAGAGGACGAGGACGAGACTGGTGAAGTGCCCGAGGAGGCAGAGTGTGGCAGCCATGGCCGCGGGCAGTCTACAAGAAGGGGCAGAGGCAGAGGCAGGGGAGCCAAGGCGGCGACTCCGGAGCCAATGCCGTCCGGTAGGGGCAGAGGCAGGCCCAAGAAGGGGAGCCCTGGCGCTGCTCCTCCGGAAGCGGAAAGCTCGGGACGAGGTGGAAAGAAGAGCGGGAAGCGAGGGAGGCCTCGCAAGTGA